Below is a window of Nocardioides sp. S-1144 DNA.
ATCGGTCCCGCCGCCCTGGCACCCCGCGCCGACGAGCACGAGGCCCAGGACCACGCTGGTGAGGGCGGAGCGACGTCGCGCGGCGTTCATCGCGACAGCGTAGGGCCTCGCGGGCACCTCAGGGCCGGGTCGGGCAGGTCAGGCTGCGGAGGCGACGACCGGGTCGCGGCGCTTGACCGGGATGGTGACCAGCGCGGCGGCGGCCTCCTCGACGGCGACGGCGTCGGAGACCTCGCGCAGCACCTCGGACAGCGGTGCGTCGAGGGCGCTGCACAGGGAGGCGAGCAGCTCGGAGGAGGCTTCCTTCTGGCCGCGCTCGATCTCGGAGATGTAGCCCAGGCTCACGCGGGCCTCGGCCGACACCTCACGCAGGGTCATCCCCAGCTGCATGCGGCGCTCGCGGAGCACGTCGCCGAGCAGGCGGCGGAAGAGCACCATCTGGATCCCTCCGTGTCGAGTCGAGCGGCCTAGCAGGTCTTCGCGGTGGCACAACGCTACCCGAGCGATGTTTCTTCCGGTGCGATCATCTCAGACCTGTGGACCCGAGGAGCGACAACACCGCCTCCAGGGCCTCCTCGCAGGTCCGCTCCACCACCCGCGCGCGGTCGCCGGGCAGCTCGAGGGCCAGCGTCGGCCCGCCCCCGGGACCGGCCACGGCGACGAAGACGGTGCCGGGCGCCTTGCCCTCCTGCTCGGTGGGCCCGGCGACGCCGGTCGTCGCCACGCCGTACGTCGCCCCGGTGAGCCGGCGCACCCCCTCGGCCATCGCGGCGGCGCACTCGGCGGAGACGACGCCGACCCGGTCGACGACCTCCTGGGGCACGCCGAGCACCGAGGTCTTGACGTCGCTCGCGTACGCGACGACGCCCCCGCGGTAGGCCGCGGAGGCGCCGGGGACGGCCGTCAGCAGCGCGGCCAGGCGACCGCCGGTCAGGGACTCGGCGGTCGCCAGGGTGGAGCCGCCCTCCCGGAGCAGGTCGTGGACCCGCTCCGGGAGGGCGTTCATCGTGCGTCGTGGTCGCGTGGTGTCACCTGACCACGCGGAACGACAGCGTCTTCGTGACCGCCGCGACGTCGCCGGACCCGTTGTAGCGGACCGTGACCGTCTTCTTGCCGACCTTCGCGAACTTCGCCAGCGTGACCACCGCGCGTCCGTTCACGAGCTTGACGACCTTGACCTTCTGGCCGGTCACCTTGACCCGCACCCAGCCGGTGAGCGCCTGGCCGTCACCGCGGACGGTCACGACGACGCGGGCCTTGGTCTTGTTGACCTTGACCTTGTTCGGCTTGACGTCGGCGGTCACCTTGGCGACGACGGCCGGCGGCTGCGGCTCGTCAACGACCGAGACCGGGATGGTCACCGTCGTCCCGCTGGGCTGCGCGACGAGCGAGACCAGCTCGCCCTCCGCGGTGCCGGCCGGCACCGTCAGCTCGATCGCGGCGATGCCGTCGGTCACCGGGAAGGTGCCGATCTCGGTGTCCCCGATCGAGGCCACCACGGTGGTGTTGACCGGGCTGCCCAGCGACGTCAGGTTCAGCGTCTTCGGGTTGATCGGCAGGATCGGAGCCTCGGTGGCGCCGAGCCCCAGGGTGAAGGACGCCGCCTCGCCGGGCACCAGCGCCTCCGGCAGATCCGACGCGAACACCTGCTGGCGGGCGAAGTCGGGGCTGATCGGCGCGTCGGCCGAGTTCGCCGCGAGGTACTCACGCCACATCTCGGCGTCCAGCAGGCCGGTGTCGACGTACTCGCCGTTCGCGAGCGAGCGGAAGTTGTCACCACCCGTGGCCAGGAAGGAGAGCGTCGAGATCGTGTAGGTGCGTGCGGGGTCGAGCGGCTCGTCGTTGATGAAGACCGAGGTGATCCGCTCGCCGGCCGCGTTGGTCGGGTCGGCGGTGACCCGCACGTTGTCGGACAGACCGAGCTGGGCGTAGGGCCGCGACGGCGGCGGGCTGCCCGGCAGGACCGTCTGCCACTGCTCCTCGAGAGCCGCCTTCAGGTCGGCACCCTTGAGCTCGAGGATCGCCACGGTGTTGCTGAACGGCAGCACCGCGTTGGCCTCGGCGTAGGTGACGACACCGTCGGTGTTGGCCGGGTTGCCGGCCGTGTTGCCCGCGTAGAGCAGCTCGGCGCGGAGCCCGCCCGAGTTCGTGAGCGCCAGGTCGGGCTCGGCGAGGTCGGAGATCCCGTCGCGCAGGGCGTTGGCGACGAGGTCACCGAGGGTGGACTCCGAGCCACGGTCGTCGCGGGTGCCACCGGTGTAGCCGTTGGGCCCGTAGCTGCCGCCGGCGAACGCCGTCGTGATGTCGGCGCTGATCTCACCGACCGGCTGGTTGCCGACGACCGCGGCCTCGGCGAGCGCGGCATCGGTGATCTGCTTGACCTGGGCGACCCGCGGGAAGGTGAGGTTCTCGGCCGCGGCCCGCGCGACGTTGCGCTGGGTGTAGCTGCTCACGTCGCCGGTCTCGGAGTCGACCGTCAGCACGATCTGACCGATGTTCTCGCCGTACGAGCCGGTCTGCAGGACGGGCCGGGTCTTGCCGGCCTGACCGGGGACCGGAGCGTCCCACGCGTACTGCTTGTGAGTGTGACCGGTGAAGATGGCGTCCACCTCGGGCGAGGTCTCCTCGACGATCGTGGCGAACGCGCCACCCGCGGCGACCTCCTCCTCGAGGGTCGCGCCGTCGGGCGTGCCGGCGCCGGCACCCTCGTGGTACTCGGCGACGATGACGTCGGCCTCGTCGTTGTTGCGGGTCTCGATGCCGTCCGTCAGGCGGGCGGCGACGCGGTTGACCGCCTCGACGGGGTCGTCGAAGTCGAGGCCCTCGACACCGGCGGGCGACACCAGGCTCGGGGTCTCCTCCGTCACCGCACCGACGACGGCGACGGTGACGCCGTCGACCTCGAACAGGTCGTACTCGTCGAGCACCGGGGTGGTCGTGCCCTCGCGGTAGACGTTGGCGCCCAGGTAGGTCCAGTCGGCGTTCTGACGCACCCGGCCGCGCAGGTCCGCGAAGCCCTTGTCGAACTCGTGGTTGCCGACCGCGGAGGTCCGCAGACCCAGGGCGTTGAGCACCTCGATCGTCGGCTGGTCGCCGGCGAGGCTCGAGGCGAAGAGCGAGGCACCGATGTTGTCACCGGCGGAGAGGAACAGGGTGTTCTCCTCGCCGGCCTCCGCACGCAGCTGCTCCACCGTGGTCGCGAACTTGGTGGTGTTC
It encodes the following:
- a CDS encoding helix-turn-helix domain-containing protein; protein product: MVLFRRLLGDVLRERRMQLGMTLREVSAEARVSLGYISEIERGQKEASSELLASLCSALDAPLSEVLREVSDAVAVEEAAAALVTIPVKRRDPVVASAA
- a CDS encoding CinA family protein, translated to MNALPERVHDLLREGGSTLATAESLTGGRLAALLTAVPGASAAYRGGVVAYASDVKTSVLGVPQEVVDRVGVVSAECAAAMAEGVRRLTGATYGVATTGVAGPTEQEGKAPGTVFVAVAGPGGGPTLALELPGDRARVVERTCEEALEAVLSLLGSTGLR